The Novosphingobium terrae genome contains a region encoding:
- the kleE gene encoding KleE stable inheritance protein, protein MLAGLKNTQSQRSSPQQRPLRFALDLLWAGTVLTWPVMRFIWPLYGVWRLFAWMWYSADPTRHEGLRFLGFFLFYAFLQWFGAYYKPVHFKR, encoded by the coding sequence ATGCTAGCCGGATTGAAAAACACCCAGAGCCAACGCTCCAGCCCTCAACAAAGACCGCTGCGGTTTGCGCTCGACCTCCTTTGGGCTGGCACGGTTTTGACTTGGCCTGTGATGCGTTTCATCTGGCCTCTCTATGGCGTTTGGAGGCTGTTCGCTTGGATGTGGTATTCCGCTGATCCGACCCGACACGAAGGGCTCCGGTTTCTTGGATTTTTCCTCTTTTACGCGTTTCTTCAGTGGTTTGGTGCCTATTACAAGCCAGTCCACTTCAAGCGCTGA
- a CDS encoding ParA family protein: MKTLVIANQKGGVGKTATFVHLVFDYAARGLKIAAIDLDTQGNASFTLAAHKTGVLSSDLYLKPSIDALIPTDNVALVEADPSLAEIERLPLADGIKALRQKITAMEEAGFDLCLIDTAPSLGVAMASALAVADFVVSPIELEVYSFQGITSLVTTITNIRDNVNPNLNWLGMIPAKYDARNPRHRNNLATLRESYPSLVLNPVGNRSSIAEALETSKPVWAIQRTAARKAAQEVRAVNQQIFDMMVE; this comes from the coding sequence ATGAAAACTCTTGTGATCGCTAATCAGAAGGGAGGGGTTGGGAAAACCGCCACCTTCGTTCACCTCGTCTTTGATTACGCTGCGCGTGGCCTGAAAATTGCGGCCATCGACCTCGACACACAAGGCAACGCCAGCTTCACGCTTGCAGCACACAAAACTGGTGTTTTGTCTTCAGACCTTTATCTGAAGCCCAGCATTGATGCTTTGATCCCAACGGATAACGTGGCGCTCGTTGAAGCAGATCCAAGTCTGGCCGAGATTGAGCGCTTGCCGCTTGCAGATGGAATCAAAGCCCTTCGGCAGAAAATCACGGCAATGGAAGAGGCTGGTTTCGATCTCTGCCTCATCGATACCGCGCCTAGCTTGGGAGTGGCGATGGCCAGCGCACTGGCCGTCGCAGACTTCGTGGTATCACCCATCGAGCTGGAAGTTTACAGCTTCCAGGGTATCACCTCACTTGTCACGACCATTACAAACATCCGCGACAACGTTAATCCCAACCTTAACTGGCTCGGCATGATCCCGGCCAAGTACGATGCCCGAAATCCAAGGCATCGCAACAACCTCGCCACGTTGCGGGAAAGCTATCCAAGCCTTGTCCTCAACCCGGTAGGCAATCGCAGCTCGATCGCGGAGGCTCTGGAAACATCAAAGCCAGTTTGGGCCATCCAGAGGACAGCTGCCCGAAAGGCCGCGCAGGAAGTGCGCGCAGTAAATCAGCAAATTTTTGATATGATGGTGGAGTAA
- a CDS encoding ParB/RepB/Spo0J family partition protein has protein sequence MAPKNTPAAQAKPALAGMGDLSSLLAKPKGPATDAGSPREMSVKDIEEDPDQPRVTFDQEALDELAETIRDRGVKTPISVRPHPDRQGAYIINHGARRYRASIIAGKTTIPAFIDADYNSTDQVVENLQREALSAREVADFIGRELSSGRKQADIARALGKSRGWVSQHATLLDLPDAIAVLFNSGGLSDVALINEICVLHRDYADDVEEWLNAPSTIITRESFRILRSMLRDEGSAAKEEQPESGKASKDKGKASKEAESASSVDSDPSKIKKAIVAISYDGRNGRLILNKRPSDEGRFWIKCDDDGEEIDVSADQIILLSLIEG, from the coding sequence ATGGCCCCGAAAAACACACCGGCTGCTCAGGCTAAGCCGGCTCTTGCCGGTATGGGTGATCTTTCGTCTCTCCTGGCAAAGCCAAAGGGCCCCGCGACTGACGCGGGTAGCCCACGGGAAATGTCGGTAAAGGACATTGAGGAAGATCCTGATCAGCCTCGCGTCACCTTTGACCAGGAGGCGTTGGACGAACTTGCGGAAACCATCCGCGATCGTGGTGTGAAAACGCCGATTTCCGTTCGCCCCCATCCTGATCGGCAAGGGGCATACATCATCAATCATGGTGCGCGGCGTTACCGCGCCTCCATCATTGCGGGCAAAACCACGATCCCGGCGTTTATCGACGCGGATTACAACAGCACAGACCAGGTGGTTGAGAACCTACAGCGCGAGGCGTTGTCGGCGCGCGAAGTTGCTGACTTCATTGGTCGAGAGCTGTCCTCCGGACGGAAGCAGGCGGACATTGCTCGTGCCCTTGGGAAAAGCCGAGGCTGGGTGAGCCAACACGCTACCCTGCTCGATCTCCCCGACGCGATCGCAGTCCTCTTTAACTCTGGCGGATTGTCGGACGTTGCGCTGATCAATGAAATTTGCGTTCTACATCGGGATTACGCGGATGATGTGGAGGAATGGCTGAATGCTCCCTCCACAATCATTACCCGCGAAAGCTTCCGCATTCTTCGTTCGATGCTGCGGGATGAGGGATCGGCGGCTAAGGAAGAGCAACCGGAATCCGGTAAGGCATCCAAGGATAAGGGCAAGGCCTCTAAGGAGGCCGAGAGTGCTAGTTCGGTTGATAGCGACCCTTCAAAGATCAAAAAAGCTATCGTGGCTATCAGCTATGATGGCAGGAACGGGCGGCTCATTCTGAACAAGCGTCCGAGCGATGAAGGTCGATTTTGGATTAAATGCGATGATGATGGTGAAGAGATCGACGTATCAGCCGATCAAATCATTCTTCTTAGCTTAATCGAAGGGTAA